DNA from Triplophysa dalaica isolate WHDGS20190420 chromosome 21, ASM1584641v1, whole genome shotgun sequence:
GAAGGAGTACTCTACAAATGGACAAACTATATGACAGGTAGAACAAATGTACTGGCATTTGTCAATGAAAGAGTGAAATGTATAGACTGTTGAATGAGCTCAGGCAGGACACTGCAAGCATGCACAAGCATAGCTTCATTTCATTTTGCTGTATTGCTTCATGCATTCCCTCTTTTGTTTTCACGCTTTGTGTATGCTTTGATAGTAACAGTTTTAACCAAATCTGTCATCTGTTAAACTTCCTTGTCTGTCATGTGACATGGTACCTGACTGTCGCAAGCACGAAGCTTGGCATTCAgttaataatgaaaatcaatttaaagttgtcatttttatgatatGATAATGATAAAATGTCATGACAATTTGTTCTGTGACAGGATGGCAGCCGAGATGGTTTGTGTTGGATGATGGCATTATTTCATACTACGATTCTCAAGATGATGTATGCAAAGGCAGCAAAGGCAGTATTAAGATGTCAGTATGTGAGATTAAAGGTGAGATCATCTTTTTCAAGCACACTTGGAGTTCATTGTTGTGTATTTGGTGATGCATTTCCCTTCAAACAATGAATTCCTGTAAAAGCTGGATATTGCTTACATTTTTTGACTTCCTTGTGTTTGCACCAGTTCATCCGACTGACAAGACGCGGCTGGAGCTGATCATACCGGGAGAGCAGCATTTTTATGTTAAGGCTGTAAATGCAGCGGAGAGGCAGAAGTGGCTGGTGGCTCTGGGGAGTTCCAAAGCTGGACTTATTGACAATAGAATCAAAAAAGAAAGGGGTGTGTCTTTTTATccttgtatttttattgttttatatgatCATTCATTGGCTCTCCTCATAGcaacagacaaaacacacagtAAAATGTGTAGCACTTTTTATGAGCCATATATGATGTTAATCCCCAATGGGAAATTCATAGAACAAGACATGAAAGTCTTTTTATATACTGAGAGCTTGTTTTCTGGTTGACTTCTAAATTGTATTGAGACCCATTACCAACCTTGTTTCCTTTTCTAATGATGTATCTGCAGAATTAACAGAAACCACAGAATCACTGAAAACCAAGATGTCCGAGCTGCGTCTCTACTGTGACTTACTAATGCAGCAGGTGCACACTATTCAGGAGTCAGTGGACCAGGAAGGGGTGTGTACGGGGACCAACACTGAGGTTGGTATATATTGCAGATGGGTGGGTTTGACAGAAAGGCTTTCTAAATTTGGTTGTCATCAGAGGGATCTTCTTTTTAAAATcgttttgtctttcattttcCAGACAAGCAACGAAGCATCCTCATTACTGAGTGCCACCTGTGAAACCTTCATCAAAACTCTGGAAGAATGTATGAAAATTGCCAACTCAAAGTTCACGACTGACATGTTGCAATCCAGCCCCTGTGATTCCAATATGTCACCCGTCTCCCCCTCTCCCGTCCAGATGTCCCGTGTAAAGATACATACTTTCTtgatatcatttatatttttaggataaaaaatatttctaaaaaatattattaaattgtatttatttccaTTCTTTATATCGATATTCATCTGTAATATGACATGTGAAATTATTTAGAAAATACCCAAAAATGTGGGTAAATCTCATAAGCAAATggcttttattttgtgatatcacccagacattattttaaatgcgAAGATAAGATACCTAGCAGGTGATTCTATATTTTAAGTAgttttcatttgtatatttactgtatcAAGCAGATGAAGCGCTCCATCAGCCATCCTGGCACTTATAACTTTGAAAGGTACGAAATGTTTACATAAGACTCACGTcttgttttcagtacaaacagcttatgctgcttttgttttgagTGCATATAACAACAGATGCTGTTTTTGTTCAAGGACGGGTTTACCTAAAGACTGTGTGGCGTTGCAGAAGTCCACCCAGAGACGCACACGGACATGCTCGGATACAGAGGCTCATAGCGGCAGAGGGTCTGAAGAGACAGAACgtgagtcacacacacattcttgtACCTAATTGCCCACACAAACAGATCAAACCCTGAATCACCAAAACATTCAGCATCTTACCAAACTTTCTTCTCGTTTATTCACTGAATGCTGTTGAATGAATAACGGCCGTATTTTCTGTACAATATAtaattaaagatatttaaaagtgtgtttgttgtaAAGGGATGTCTGGAGCGTTTGGACAGATTTTCACTGCGTGTTGTGTTTGTCTCTTAAAGGCTTGATGTTTCACAAATCCAATGTCAATGGCGACTCCACTCCTAGTATCCCTGAAGAGGTTGGAAAGAACACAAAGTCCCTTTCGGAAACTGACACCCCGGAATCTGACCTTTCCCTCTGAACCAAGCAAGGCAGCGGATTGATAGACGGGGGAAAAAGTAAAGCACGTACTGCTATGCAGTCAAAGATTGCAGCGTTATTTAGTGGGATTTTACACAGTATTGTTGTATTTCCATGAAGAATTCGGTTgtactttataaaaacaaacaacgaGAGAAAAACAATAGTCTGATTTGGATGTTTATACTCTTGCaggttttttaaaatgtttgtttgccTTGTCGCTACTAAggttttgtcttattttgtgataaataataattgctGTATCCCTTCAGTGAAGAGTTAAAGATGTTTGTACTGGATTTCTGACGTGTTGTGCAGTTGCCTTTGTGAAATGGAACCTTGAAGAAAAGGTTTTTGTTACTGTGCCAAGAGGTCATGCTGACATTAACTTTGACGATTTGGTTTTTTTATTCACTCAGCATGCGATGTTGTTCACTTGCTTTTgatgcaaaatacatttatttatttttatgttactaGAGTTTCCCCCAGAATTGTTTTTGCCTTAATTCTCGCACAGTGgaatttgatttattaattattgtaattttaaggaaaaagattaaaaagatatagcaagattttatttattttatttgatgttagCATGTTTGAGTTTGCTTCATTAGAAGTGACTACTACAAATGAAATATGTTCATATAGTtgccatttttttttgtttttattaaatacatgttgttgctgtccttccaaaaccttgtatgtcaaaatttgctgtttttcagaaaatggaaaaaaaactgtactttttaaattatttaatacaaagttGACAAAGCACTTTTTTACTACTTGTTattggtaagatatttgcaaaacccagtgacacacataaagggtgacaaataatgatgatttataaaaacaaatcacgAAATACGGAGATGAAGGTTTCAGTGGGACAGTAGCGGTATTCCTGCGTCATACACAGTTAGAACCCGAGGCATTTATCATGACAATTTAAAGTGTACAGTTAAATTGAAAATTTGACCCTTTTGCTTTAAGTGACAGCATGTTCTTTAGATTTCTGCAAATTATTTGCATGATTCAAGAAAAGAAAACTTAGTTGGActctatttaaatttaaacttttgtACAGTTAACATGGTCAatatttcaaactttattttgcTTATTGACCTTGAAATAGAATCTTAAATGTTTCTTATTCATTACAAATAACCTTATGGACCCTTATGGATATAATCAAAAACAACTGTTCACATATGAACTTAAGGAAATATGCATGTTTGACCAATCCACAATTCCTCTGGACATCTATGTTTGTCATCTGATTTCCACATGAAAACAGTCCATACCATGCCATTAAGTTTTCCAAGGGGAAATTAGCCTTCCCAGCAGGATTATTCAACCGCTGCCCGTCGCCGGCAGGCAACCAGCAGGTGCAAATGAAGCTAGGTGCACAGGGAGAGCTGGGACTCAGCGTGGAGGGTTGTCTTTCCCAGATGTCCACTAAGCAGAAATCCCCAGCCGGCCCTTGAAAAACAGCCATTAAACACTACACAATACCCTAGATGGAAAACACGACAGTACGTGTCgcaagtttttattttggtggATGTTGTACTGGCCCTCAAAAACAGTAGACTGGATAtaaagtcatgtttttaaaacatagtACAAATGTCTTTCTAAAGAATAGCGCAAAATTTAGTGTTGAGATTCTCTGAATGAAGCCCATTGGGTAGGTGTTCCAGGTAGAATGCAGGTGTGACGTCAAACTGGATTAACTGATTTGGAGTGAGGTTGTCTGGACGGAGGGATGGGGCCGAGGTGTTATTTTCCCCATTTACAACCACTTCTCCCTCTTCAGCGTTCTGCCCATCACGTGTCTCCTCAGGGATCTCCTCtgtgaaaagaaaatcaaactACAGTGTATTAACAAAAAGAATTACACAATAGGCAGATGGTTTGAGAAAACGAGGCATTGTAATGCTGCTTCATCCATTTTTCTGATCATGAATTAGCCTTTTATTATAAAGTTTCTATACCCTTCGTGTCATCCGTCACGTCCTCTGGGTCATCCTGGTATACGCATGTCTCTCCATCGACCAGACCCATGATCTGCTCATCAGTCATTTGCAGATTCTTAAGCAGGAAATATGTTTTCATCAGGCCTTTGCCTTTCACCTCAATATCACCCCTCTCACTGATCTCATAGCGCTTGTTCTTTAACACACTGTGGATGGGAAAGAATGTGCAAAGCTCTTGTTGAATGTTGTTTGTATATACATTCGGATACTTTGCCTTTTGAACATTCTCAATGTTAATTTGTTACAAATTTATATTGATGCCacaactgtattaaataaatctaTGGCACAATCCTTTTTTCAAGATGTTACctcattttaagaaattaaaatatctCTACTTATAAATATCTATTGATTTCAAAAGATGTTCAGCTGTAAGTGACTGGTGTTCACCTGTAAGTAAAAGGACTCAGGTGTATATGGTCTGGGACTCCATGGCTCTCCATTCGGGATGCTGTGTTCACCGTGTCTCCGAACAAGCAGTAGCGTGGCATCTTCTCACCCACCACACCAGCCAACACTGGACCAGTGTGAAGTCCTACTCTGATCTACAGTGTGacaataaacatgttaattttgACACAGACACTCATTCAGCTgtcaagacacacacacaatcaggATTGGCACCTGTATCGGTTGTCCTGTGATGGGGCTGTTCACTTCCCTCGCAGCGATTCTCATGCCGAGGGCAAAGTTTGACACCTGTTCTGCATGCGTGGCTGTAGGAACGGGCACGCCACCAACCACCATGTAAGCGTCACCTATCGTCTCAACCTGGGGTCATGTGATTTAGAGCTTTAGTGGTCGCTTCAGAAGTTTTTCAAGtgtttcctttatttatttatttaatcttaaaTTCTCAGATTATGATATGAGTTTAATAAAGGATTTACTTTATTCTACACAGATATCAAACATTTTGTATGCATTAATGACATGTCATTCACGGTATTCTCTGAGATACCTTGGCGTTCcacttaaaggtatagttcaccttCTAAACAAAACTTCTGTGATTATTTaaacaccctcttgtcattttacacctgtgtgtttttctttcttctgcaaaagaaagattTCGTAAAATGTTGctaaccaaaaaccgttggtccccattgacctctattgtatggaaacaaaacaaaaacgttttttgttaccaacatttctaaaaatatattcttttgtgttctgcaggtttaaaatgacaagggggtgtgtaaataatccgtttcagtttcagtttgaaggtgaactatccctttaaacaccatgaaatatgaatatgataatatgattcATTACCATGACACAATATTCATCTAATGCCACGAATGTACTATATAGTACTCCTATAGTACCACCAcagttatttgttattttgtgtaattcattttaatcaaCATTGTTCACTTAATATGCACAAGTTGGAATAGCATCTGATCTCACACATACATACCTTATAAACGCCATGAACGCTTGTAAGGCGGTCAAATCTGGAGTACATGGCGTTCAGCATGTTGACTATCTGAATGGGTTCACAGCCTGCGCagatgtttgtgaatgtgaCCACATCGCTGAAGAGGATGGTGCACACTTTAAACTCACctgtaacaaaaatgtttgatcACTCAAAGGCACGAAACAGCATGAAGCTGCAAGTTGCTTTAGAAAAaaagcaaatgcataaatgtctgTTCAAAGCTGGCTTTGGATTCATTACCTGCCTCAACCCTTTTCCCCTCTTTAAGCTGGTTGGCGACATGCGTTGGCAGCATAGCATAAAGCAGTTTTTCTGACTTCTTCTTTTCGATCTCTAAGTTGCGTGAGAGGATTCTCAGCTCCTCCTTCTTCCTTTCCAGCTTATTTGAGAGCTCGATCTCGGCCAGCCTCTGCTGGTTGAGCAGTATCAGGTCACGTGTGGTGTCGTGCTGGGCGATGTCGGCCAAGTGGAGACCCCTCTCCTCCAGTTCTTGGAGGCTTCGTAGTTTAGGGGAGCACAGATAGATCATGCAGTTCAGCGACTCCATCCACATCATCTGTCCTGCAACACCGTACACATATGCATGCACATAATTACATATAATGGATTTCTTAAGTCCTTagaaaatacaaatacactAGGAAGCAACTTGTCCAATAGACAAAACAATGCCATTAAATAAGCTTTAATGATGccaaataaaacatacagtttGCATAATTGCTGACAAGTCATAAAAAGCAATAAGCGTTTACATCAAacctttattttatgtttactaACATTCAAGAAGAATATTTAGCACATCTTCAAACATCTGTCTATTGTGACAATATTTATTGCAGCTGACTTTCTAAGAAACTGTACCACGCAGCTTGAGCGTCGACTGTTTTTTTTGGACCTCTGGTAACATTTCCCTCCTGGTCTTTAGAACAAATTGACTGTTGATAAACTTCTTGATGCTCTGGATGTTAAAGGTGACTTCTGGGTGGACGATGGTGAAGTATTCATCCAGGCGAATACCTGCTGTCTGCAGTCCGGGAACAAACTTCTGAATGTTCACACCTGTTTGCTTCACCACCAGCTGAACAGAAAGTTCAAAATTATTTCTATAGCCTCAAAGGGATTTCATGTTATCTCAAAGCTGAACAATGTTTAAATCATTACTATAAAAATACATGGGTCCCTTACATCTTGGTCgaaaacaatgtgaaatggaAAGGCATTACAGAAGGCTCTCTCTTCAATCCAAAGTTTGTTAGGGTAGCTGGGGGTGAATGAAGTTCTCAGATTGCCTTGATAGGAAGAGACACAAAGATAATCCCATTTACTGCGAGGACACTCGAGTAACGTTaatatatccatccatccatccattttctaccgcttatccgaactacctcgggtcacggggagcctgcgcctatctcaggagtcatcgggcatcaaggcaggatacaccctggatggagtgccaacccatcgcagggcacacacactcactcatttactcacgcactcacaccctacggacaattttttccagagatgccaatcaacctaccatgcatgtctttggaccaggggaggaaaccggagtacccggaggaaacccccgaggcacggggagaacatgcaaactccacacacacaagtcggaagcgggaatcgaacccccaaccctggaggtgtgaggcgaacgtgctaaccactaagccacgttaatatatgtaaaatataattaatatgttTTCTTTAGATTAAACCTTTGATAAATGACTAAAGCAAAGAAGAGGCTTGAATTTGTGAAAATAAGAATTAACAGTTTTAGAAAATCCTTCGAACCTTGGCCTAGCATGACAATGCTCCTCACTATGTCCCATGGAGATCTTTTCCTTGGACACAACTCCAGGTTGGCATACCTGTCCTTCATTTTCTTCATTGCCTCCTCATTTTCCTGTTAATATATCAGTTGTTACGGTTAAACACTCTCTGTAGTACAAAAGGAGCCTTTTTAACCTCCAAATTCTCATTACTTTAATGCATCTTTTTCTGTATGTATGAAAACtggtaatgtataaaatatcacATACATACTTTCCTGTCAACCCCTGTTTCCTCATCTTTCTGAATCGTTTGGGCTTTTCTTCTGGACACCTTTTCTTTCTGCAGCATGTGGAAAACCACATGTTCCTTCTTTCCGGTACGCTCCTCTTCTTCTGACTGGTTCAGAATTGTCATGGTCACCTCGCTGTCAAAAAAATCCTTTGCCACAGCCTCTATAATGCCTGAATGTAAGTCACAGAGATAACAAAAAAGTGGTTAGAGGTGCTAAATGTGGATCAATGAATGGCTTTATGGTAATCTGAGGTGTATTGAACATAATAAACCTCATCTAAAATATAGATTTACCTGGCACAATATGGTAGAGGCCCTTTCTGTCTGAATAATAGTGAAGGAGAATTCGGCCATCATTCATCCGTTCCACACGAAAGGATGGTGCGTTCATGGCCTAAACAGAAAGATGGACCACATTAAAAGTACAATAAAGATACAGcactgttcattttttatatacatttatattcgGAAAACAAAGCATTGtgtcaacataaaaacaaaatctatgtaaaatcattgaaaaaatataactcCTATAcactttacattatatttataatttaataagtaactgtatgttttatttagtatatttttattataggttaaaaagatatattattcaaaaaaaaaaaaaatatatatatatatatatatatatatatatatatatacaaatgaaaaatgcttCATTGTTGTTTGGTAAAAGTTTGCTGAATCCAATGAGCCACAAAAAGAGTTTAGGACTCTTGTTTAGATAATATAGATGATGTTTTGCATCAGAACTTCAACTGGtcctgaataaaaaaattataaacaattttttttaacattatttatggTATTGAGAAGAATCTGACCTCGTAAGATAATGCCAGATAACTGTGGAGAGCATCAAGATTTTCAATGAATTCCACCAGGTTTCCACCAAGCGTACGCAACATGGTGTCATATCCCGACATCTTACAAAAGCTGAAGAAGTATTCTCCAAACAGCTTTAAAACCACCTCAGACGACACATCTAAGGacgaataaaaaaatcaatttcaaaTCAGAAGAATTATATTTGTGCAATTGATTTTGctcatttaattcaaattttgGTCAGCTGTCTTATTAGTCGACCCTTAACTGTTTCCCATGCTGCATTCAGAACTTGCTTTGGGACAAGCTATGTTAAGGTGTGACCCACTCATAGATTCACACCTGTCCTTGTACAGTCGCTCTCAGGGGCAGACTGGAGGACAGGTTAGGACAGCAGCCACCACGCTGCCCAGGTCTCAGTGGAATATCTTCAGCAGGGACATTGTTAGCACTCTCTGCCACTTTGATCAATGTCTACAAGTCTCCAAGGACGTTGTGAATACGAGGTTGGTACACTCAGCCGTGATGCTTTCAGGGCTACCTACTCTTTATTTCTATCTGGTCTTATCATCTCTTTATTCAATGACAGTGGATCCATTCAAAGGGACTTTTTGAAAAGTAACACATTCTTGTCAGACAATGCCCCTATACACGGATCTGAAGGAGAGTAAAAAACTTTGTAAGGAAAAGAttcaaatgatgacaaatgcTTCAAATAAACCCGAATATATACAGATCTAACAGATACTTGTTACAATATATATTGTTATCATTAGATGTAAAATATATAGGCGATGATGCTCACCTAGCATTTTACAAGCCTCTTGTACTAAGCGAAGAGTGATGGCATCGTCATAAACTTCATAGGTCATAAACGTGTCCTGGACTCCAGCCATTAAGCTAGGAAAGATTTTTTCTTGTTAttgaaacaccaaagaaatgtttttatttcacacacTGGATTGTGTTTTACTGACCTCAGTTTCTCCCATGCTTGGTCTCCAAACTTTTCAATGACCAGTGACTTCAAACAAGTATTAATAAAGCCGTACTATGAGAAAAGTAAACTTTTCATTTGCAACAGATGGAACACACAACATACAGTTGCTGCTGTACACGATTGACCAGCATGGAAAATGTGAATGTCATAAACGTAAAAACGTATGTTTCTTGTCTTGCACtgtaataaaactacaatatttACTAAAGTAGTGCACTTACCATTTCTTCAATGCAGTTGTTATCTCAAAACTTTCTTGACTCTTCTACACTCACATGTGAAGCATTTATTTGTGATTTGGAGCAACTGGAGACACCCTTTAACTTGAGGTCTATAGATTATGCAGCTCCACAAAGATCAATCTACATACACAGACACTCCCACACAACACATACAACACAATACCCGCCTACAATACACACAGtgaaccac
Protein-coding regions in this window:
- the plekha3 gene encoding pleckstrin homology domain-containing family A member 3 isoform X2, with the protein product MEGVLYKWTNYMTGWQPRWFVLDDGIISYYDSQDDVCKGSKGSIKMSVCEIKVHPTDKTRLELIIPGEQHFYVKAVNAAERQKWLVALGSSKAGLIDNRIKKERELTETTESLKTKMSELRLYCDLLMQQVHTIQESVDQEGVCTGTNTETSNEASSLLSATCETFIKTLEECMKIANSKFTTDMLQSSPCDSNMSPVSPSPVQMSRMKRSISHPGTYNFERTGLPKDCVALQKSTQRRTRTCSDTEAHSGRGSEETERLMFHKSNVNGDSTPSIPEEVGKNTKSLSETDTPESDLSL
- the plekha3 gene encoding pleckstrin homology domain-containing family A member 3 isoform X1 produces the protein MEGVLYKWTNYMTGWQPRWFVLDDGIISYYDSQDDVCKGSKGSIKMSVCEIKVHPTDKTRLELIIPGEQHFYVKAVNAAERQKWLVALGSSKAGLIDNRIKKERELTETTESLKTKMSELRLYCDLLMQQVHTIQESVDQEGVCTGTNTETSNEASSLLSATCETFIKTLEECMKIANSKFTTDMLQSSPCDSNMSPVSPSPVQMSRQMKRSISHPGTYNFERTGLPKDCVALQKSTQRRTRTCSDTEAHSGRGSEETERLMFHKSNVNGDSTPSIPEEVGKNTKSLSETDTPESDLSL
- the gucy1b2 gene encoding guanylate cyclase soluble subunit beta-2; its protein translation is MGVSGYFIMCGIRTKLSRYEVNQYGFINTCLKSLVIEKFGDQAWEKLSLMAGVQDTFMTYEVYDDAITLRLVQEACKMLDVSSEVVLKLFGEYFFSFCKMSGYDTMLRTLGGNLVEFIENLDALHSYLALSYEAMNAPSFRVERMNDGRILLHYYSDRKGLYHIVPGIIEAVAKDFFDSEVTMTILNQSEEEERTGKKEHVVFHMLQKEKVSRRKAQTIQKDEETGVDRKENEEAMKKMKDRYANLELCPRKRSPWDIVRSIVMLGQGNLRTSFTPSYPNKLWIEERAFCNAFPFHIVFDQDLVVKQTGVNIQKFVPGLQTAGIRLDEYFTIVHPEVTFNIQSIKKFINSQFVLKTRREMLPEVQKKQSTLKLRGQMMWMESLNCMIYLCSPKLRSLQELEERGLHLADIAQHDTTRDLILLNQQRLAEIELSNKLERKKEELRILSRNLEIEKKKSEKLLYAMLPTHVANQLKEGKRVEAGEFKVCTILFSDVVTFTNICAGCEPIQIVNMLNAMYSRFDRLTSVHGVYKVETIGDAYMVVGGVPVPTATHAEQVSNFALGMRIAAREVNSPITGQPIQIRVGLHTGPVLAGVVGEKMPRYCLFGDTVNTASRMESHGVPDHIHLSPFTYSVLKNKRYEISERGDIEVKGKGLMKTYFLLKNLQMTDEQIMGLVDGETCVYQDDPEDVTDDTKEEIPEETRDGQNAEEGEVVVNGENNTSAPSLRPDNLTPNQLIQFDVTPAFYLEHLPNGLHSENLNTKFCAIL